The genome window GTGTTTTGAGTTGACATGTTTAATCAAACAAGACCTATCAACCTTTTTAATTAAACAAGTCCACCTACTAATACATCTAAAATAAAAGCATAAATACAAGTTAATAAATTAGTACAATGATTAAAACTATAAAACATATGATTCAGACTCCAGTAACATCAACAGAGTTACACAATCACCTCATTAGCTTATTTTAAAGCTTTCTAGCAAAGTATCTTATGAGTAAATACACATTAAAATACTTGGTATGTAACTGGACATCACACAACTAAGAGAGTTGGTTTATTTGGAGCAAGCATGTTCTATGGGACCATAAGGTGTGGTTTGGTTAGTCTCTCAAAGAGACTACCCGTCACGTAGGCGCCACCTTACCAAGGGTGGAGGACCATCTCCTTGAGAACTACCCAAGGGTGTGGAGGACTACCCAACCCATAATAAAAaccaatataatataatatataataaaggggagagagagagaagtcaGAGGGGGCCCCACTTGTTTGCCTCGTCTCCAACGTCTTGGAGAGGCCGGCAGTGACGCGACGACCCCAGGTCCCAGGAGGGGCGGTGTGCGACGTGGGGGACTGACCGGGACGAcccccataccccatggtctgATATAATATTTTTTGATGCAGCAAGACCAGTTTTCCAACACATAAGCATCCCCGGCGTCGCGATTTAAACTTGTCTTACACATAATTACCGTTCGATTATGCATTCACTTTGCCAAAAGTTACAACGCACAATTGAAGAACATCAGTGCGAATATTGTAAAGCATCTTCTTCAGAAGAAAACAAAGCATCTGCTGAAAAAAGCTGCTATTCTTCAAACGAAGACACTCGAGAACTGGACCCAACACATGGGTTTGTCGACTAAATAAACGTCATCCATGACGATTGATTAAGGGCTATAATGGTCTTTTGTAAAATTCACTTCTACTATATAAAGAAGTTGAATTCTCTAAGTTTAGGCATCCCATCTCTCGTATCCTTTcctttccaacttttcttttgtAACTAAAATGTGTGTAAGCGAATAGACTCCTTGCTAAAGGAGAGTGTTATGTAAATATCAAGAAGTTCTTCCTTAGAGAAGAACAGTTATGAATAAAAATATCAGTTTCCTTTATCCAATACGTTCATCTTTAATATTTTGCTAAACCTGGAGCCCTAGAGCCACAAGAGTACCGTTTAAGCAGAAGGCCGTAGGGAAGAATTGGTTGGGTTGGTCACTTGGAAAAATCAAATTAAAGATTTACTTAGCCGGATAAGGAAGAAACGTATATTTTATTCTAACTGCTAAATTACTTCGAAATATTTACAATAATCTCCCCTTGAGCATTTTTATAAACATCTGTTTTATAAACATATACAAACAACAATCGATTAAATACTAGCGAAACTAAATGATTTACTCAATCAAAAATTGTAGTAATAAACAATCTAATGGAAGGCATCTTTTGTCCACGACAAAATTACAATCAAAGAATGAATCCAATTTACAAGTTGAATTCAATTTACAAGAATCTTACATGACATCGTTGTCATTTTTTTGTCATTCATAGAAACTATAGATGTTTCCATTTACTAGCACATGGTCTACATAACATTTGTCTACGACAAATTTTGTGTACCAAATTAATGATTACAAATAGTAATACATTTGTCATCCAATTTACTAGATACCATTTGCACAATGGATCTAGTACCATTTAAGCTGTTCTTTAGTGACCTAAACCCTAATATATAATAAAGGGGAGAGAGAGAAGTCTGAGGGGGGCCACTTGTTTGCCTCGTCTCCAACGTCTTGGAGAGGCCGGCAGTGACGTGACGACCCCAGGAGGAGCGGTGTGCGACATGGGGGACTGACCGGGACAAcccccataccccatggtctgATATAATATTTTTTGATGCAGCAAGACCAGTTTTCCAACACATAAGCATTCCCGACTTCacgatttaaacttgttttacaCATAATTACCGTTCGATTATGCATTCTTTAGTTGTTCATTACTGACATGAATCTAAAACCTTATACTAAACAGTAGAGATTATACCAGAACATACAAATGTAAAAATTATAAGTATAACCTCGTCCAAACAACGTTCAGTTCAGTTCTCACGGATGGATACACGACAAGATTTCCCAAGTTGAACCTCAATGTCAAAATTTCAAAATACTGCTAGGCGGCCTGTGTTTGATCAGTAGCTTCACCATCATCCGCATCGCCACCTTTGTCATCGCCATCATCATTGCCATCTTCGTCGTCACCATCATCACCCTTTGGTTCAGATTCCTTTTTCACATAATCAACCTTAAAATCATAATCATTCGACTCATCTTCTTCCATCGGAGTGGATTTCTTGgcttttttttgtttcttttgtttggtGGTAAGAACAACTTCACCTTCAACAGCATCGGTCTTATCATTTTCTGTTTCCGGTGCATTTTCACCTTCGGCCATGTCTTCATCTTCCGTGTTCTTTTCCACTGGAGTTGTATCGTCCTGTAAAACCCAAGAATGTACATAGTTAAGATTAAAATTTTGgttagagttaattgctcggatggtccttgtggtttcacgtttagtctccaccttttgaaaatagcaggtatgctccctatggtttgtcattttgttactcggatagtccccagagtaaatgtcaggggactatccgagtaacaaaatgacaaaccatagggagcatacctgctattttcaaaaggtggagactaaacgtgaaaaaatgttaaaccacagggaccatccgggcaattaactcttttggTTATATAGGAGTGTGACAGTTTGATATATTTGTTAAAAGTTACACAAACCTTGAGCATTGACTGGTCAAGAGCGAGAGGGGCACTTGGCGGAATCTCAACAGGAGTAAAATCGTTCACCGATTTAAGACTACCAATATATGACGATTCAGTGCCGTATATTTCATCCACATTAAACTCCTTTCCTAGCTCCGATACAATTTTTGCCTTCGTATTCTCTCCTTCATTCCTAGTTGGAGGCATTGTATAGTATTCAATTTTACCTGCAAAAAATAAGCATATTTATTTCTCAACATCATGGAGGGGATATAGCTTTTGTAATCACCGTTTAGACGCGGATTATTTATaattggaaaaattacaagttttgtcctttatctttataccacttttcaggcggtgtcctttttaacgaatgttgacaggtggtgtcctttactaggtattttgttgcaagtttagtcctttacacccaacccagttaaaaaaccatgttaattgttgaaaggcggtgtcctttactaggtattttgttgcaagtttagtcctttacctaggtattttgttgcaagttttagtcctttacacccaacaattaacagggttttttaactgggttgggtgtaaaggactaaacttgcaacaaaatacgtagtaaaggacaccgcctgtcaacattcgttaaaaaggacaccgcctggaaaatggtataaagataaaggacaaaacttgtaattttttctttataGTTTATATTTAAAACCTCTAATAGTTGTGCAAAACTATTAGAAGCTTCTGTTTAGACGAACCTTCATTCCAATCATGCAAAACGATTCTTGCGGCAGCATCGGTGTCCAAAACGCCGCCCTTTTTAAGCTTACCTCTGACAGTAGCTACCTTGGAAAGGAAGTCATCGTCCGAATTAAAAGTAGGAATCTTGTATAAAGTTACCAACGTTTCTGCGGGACATAACTTGAGAATTTCCTTCACTGCAATCCACATAAAATAGagaattttgattatgtttcAATTCAAACAGACCAAAAGAAGTCAACTAAAAAAATATAGGTAATAATAACTAAACGGACACGAACacgaccttgttcgtgttcgtttgttaaggaaatatgtgtgttcacgaactgttcatgaacacttaccgaacaagattttatgtttgtattcatttgttaaggaaatgaacgtgttcgtgttcgtttgttagtTTTAGGAGCAagcgaatgttcacgaacacaaactaAATAtccatgaacacaaatggaaacaacgaacacaaacaagcgctCATGAAcataatattttatttgtcggaactttgaagtatttaagtaaaatatataaactcaaaatactaatgaactatcgaacagaAACGAACATGTTCACGAACatgacctctgttcatgttcattcatttaactaatcgaacgaaatttcttgttcgtgttcgttcgtttattaaacaaacgaacacaaacaaacttcccgccgaacggtacATGAATTGTTCGTTGAGCGTTtcgttcgtttgcagccctagcaATAATGGGAAGGATCAAACGAGTTGAACAGGTCAAAACTCATGCAATTGATATTTTAACGTATGCAACCTTTAAAACTACTTTAGTAAAAAGTATAAACTATTAACGATACGGTTCTGATATTCACACACGTTATTTAAAATAAATGGAATAAAAGTGTTTGCAGTTTAATACTGCCCAACCCACTTCAACACGTACAAAAGGTCGATCACTTATTTCAATTACCTGGAGAAATGGGGTCCTGCAGCTTCTCGATTCTAACGCAATTTTTAAGGGTTACAGCGGCATCGTTCTCACCGGATTTAAGCATAACAACACCAGGGCAGTCTAGTAATTTAACACTCCTGTCTAACTGAACTTCTTGCATGGTTTTTGTGAGACCCGGTGTAGCCCCCGCATTGACAACATGGCACCTCTTTAAGCTGTTTATTAAACTGCTCTTGCCTACATTAGGCAGCCCCACTACACCAACCGTAATCGATTTTTTAATCTGACATCAATGTAAAATTCAAAAGTTTTAATAATCGAACTTAATACGTAAACTAGTTATAATAAACCAACTAAAAGAGTTAGATAAAAACATGCCTCGTGACTTCTTGAATAATTTTTCAGCAGCTTTAAAAGAGTTTCTGCTCCTAAACAGTCGCTTGTTTGCAAAAGAGTGCTCGTCTTTTTTGCAGCCTTTGCGGATTTCCAGCCGAGATTAGATTTCTGTTGTTGAGTGCTACACTTAAAAGCAACTGCTGGTAACTCCTCCCTAAGATACTTTAACCACTTTTCGGCAGCTTCACGAGGAACGAGATCTAATATCCAAATTCCAACACGTGTAAGCAAAATTTAGGAATATGTATCCTACACATTGGTCCATTTACACTAGTGGCGGTGAAACGTGTCGGGTCAAGACGTTTGGGTACTGTGTCGAAACAGGTTCGGGTCAATTCAGTTCATAGTAATTCAAGTTTAACAGGTTGGATTGCCACACTTTTCATCCGTGATTTAAAttttaaagagtaaaatgccattttcgtccctgaggtttggtcagttttgcgactttcgtccaaaggttagTTTTTTCGCACTGGatccaaaagatttgaaatcttgccattttcattcgcggctcgttaactccatccatttttctctatTAAGTCAAGGGTACTTCCGTCTTTTTTGTtgacttaaagggcaattcggtctttttcactctATGTAAAAAGACTGAATACCCCTGAAAAGATCGAATTGCCCTTTCAGTTAACAAAAAGGATGGAAATACCCCTAACTTAATGAAGAAAAaaggatggagttaacgagccaaaTGAAAACGACATAATTTTAAACCTTTTGCCTTTTGGATCCAGATATGAAAAAacaaacctcatggacgaaaatggcattttactcttttaaaaTATATAACGTAATAGATACAAAACCAAAGAAAGATACATTACtaaattaataatatttttaataaaaccaaAATTCTTTAGGGGTTTTAACTATTAAGCATTTGAATGCGTTTTAAACAACTTTTAACCCGTCAACACATTTGACCTGCTTTCTCGATAAGATTACCTATTTTAACCTTTATCCCTAAAACATAACCCGAAACAAGACCTGCTTTCTCGATAAGATTACCTATTTTATTGAGGAGCAACACGAGATGTTTTTCAGGGCCAGCTTTTAGTACCATCTTTTCCAAATCGGGACAGCGGGTCCCAAGGGGATCCCGAGCATCAAGAACTTCCAAAATGACATCTGATGCTTCGATAACTTTGGTCAACTCCTTGTAAAATGTCCTCTCTAAATTGTCACGacaaaacccaaaaatatttttagaaagaTACATAATTAGATATGTATTAGAGTTCGAATATACTATACATGAATATAAGACCATATACCCATAGTTTTACCTGTAGCAGTGGAATTACCGACCGTCTTTTTCTGTCCTAATTCATGTTCTTTTGCAGAAACCTGCTCGGCAAGATTGGTGATGTCATCACCATCATCGTCTAATAGACCCAACTTCCTCTTTTTCGCCTGAAGAAAACAAAGTGtcatttataaaagaaaaaaaaattgtagcAAAAAGCCTTATAACTGACAAATTTTAGTAACATATGCAAGATAAATAGATAACTATATCCAACTGTTTCTTTATCGGACGCCTAATAAAGATCTAACAAATTCGAGAAGATTCTGGGTTTTAAAAAGCTCAGAACCTGCTCCCACGACCCACAAAACCATATTCAAGtcataaaactaaaaaaaaaaaaaacatatcggTAATGAGTTATGCACCAAAAAACAAAAGCTTTCGTCTTTTCCGGGTTACCATGAGAACCTGTAAGCCCCAGCAACACCCAATAAAACACGAATTTTGTTGAGCAGGTGGCCTTTAAGGAGGTTAAAAGCTAAAAAACTGTAAAGCTAGATTCGACTCAAGCGCAACGTTATTTCACATCAAACTTCAaatctatgcagttaatgcggtaaaatagcggatatcggtcaaggactgatatttgagatataggttatctcggtgagatatcggtgggatacCGGTAATTTTAATattgcagaatttatatatatatagcaatttaacactaaaaatcagtgatatatcggttgtATTGGTCaaatatcagtgatatatcgattatattggtcaaatatcggtgatataacagttatatcggtcaatatcgccgatgataatatcggtaccaatatatttgacaccgatattttactaggggaccgatataaccgatatatcaatGCATATTAAACCAGCCTTATAACATGCTAACTCTCAGGTTTCAACACAAAGATTAACATTTAACAAATCCTCtaattaacaacaaacaatccaACAATCACTTTCCAAACAACACAAATTAATTACCCGCTCTTTCTTCTCAGCCTTCTTCTGCTCAATCGCCTCAAGCGCCTTGGCCCTACGCGCCTCAAGCGCCTTAAGCTCCTGCTCCTTGAACGGCCAGTCGTTAGGGATACCAGGATCTTTTTCAGCCCTGGGTTTCTTGTTCAAGCCTAACTTTTTGGCCTCTTTGGCCTTCTTCTTGTGGTGGTCTTTAACTTTCTTTATGACCTTGTGCTTCTGTTTTAAGGTTACTCTCTTGCTTTTACTCTCTGCACATAAGTAATTGATTTAGTAAACAGCATTGGTGAATGTATACGTATAGATGTAGTACTTACTTTTGCTTCTTTTCGGCATGGTTGCGGTTGAGATGGAggttgaagaagaggaagagagggGTTATGCTACAGATTAGGGTTTATGAGTGAGGCGGCTATATGTATGTGAAGTGAATATGGTGTTGAAATTAATTAAATATCTTGAAATTTCGTAATATATTTTAGTTTTGTTTAGCTGCCGtagttttagaatttttattttgACCAAAATGCAAGGGCG of Helianthus annuus cultivar XRQ/B chromosome 1, HanXRQr2.0-SUNRISE, whole genome shotgun sequence contains these proteins:
- the LOC110871064 gene encoding guanine nucleotide-binding protein-like NSN1, which encodes MPKRSKKSKSKRVTLKQKHKVIKKVKDHHKKKAKEAKKLGLNKKPRAEKDPGIPNDWPFKEQELKALEARRAKALEAIEQKKAEKKERAKKRKLGLLDDDGDDITNLAEQVSAKEHELGQKKTVGNSTATERTFYKELTKVIEASDVILEVLDARDPLGTRCPDLEKMVLKAGPEKHLVLLLNKIDLVPREAAEKWLKYLREELPAVAFKCSTQQQKSNLGWKSAKAAKKTSTLLQTSDCLGAETLLKLLKNYSRSHEIKKSITVGVVGLPNVGKSSLINSLKRCHVVNAGATPGLTKTMQEVQLDRSVKLLDCPGVVMLKSGENDAAVTLKNCVRIEKLQDPISPVKEILKLCPAETLVTLYKIPTFNSDDDFLSKVATVRGKLKKGGVLDTDAAARIVLHDWNEGKIEYYTMPPTRNEGENTKAKIVSELGKEFNVDEIYGTESSYIGSLKSVNDFTPVEIPPSAPLALDQSMLKDDTTPVEKNTEDEDMAEGENAPETENDKTDAVEGEVVLTTKQKKQKKAKKSTPMEEDESNDYDFKVDYVKKESEPKGDDGDDEDGNDDGDDKGGDADDGEATDQTQAA